Proteins encoded together in one Ictidomys tridecemlineatus isolate mIctTri1 chromosome 3, mIctTri1.hap1, whole genome shotgun sequence window:
- the Slc35a5 gene encoding UDP-sugar transporter protein SLC35A5 isoform X3, translating into MAVIFSNFSIITTALLFRIVLKRHLNWTQWASLLILFLSIVALTAGTKTSQHNLAGHGFHHDAFFTPSNSCLHFRSECSRKDNCTAKEWTFPETKWNTTARVFSHIRLGLGHILIIVQCFISSMANIYNEKILKEGNQLTENIFIQNSKLYFFGILFNGLTLGLQSSNRDQIKNCGFFYGHNVFSVALIFVTAFQGLSVAFILKFLDNMFHVLMAQITTVIITAVSVLVFDFRPSLEFFLEAPSVLLSIFIYNAGKPQSLEYPPRQERVRDLSGNLWERSSGDGEELERLTKPKSDESDEDNF; encoded by the exons GCGGCATCTAAACTGGACACAGTGGGCTTCCCTCCTGATTCTCTTCTTGTCTATTGTGGCCCTAACTGCTGGCACTAAAACTTCACAGCATAACCTGGCAGGACATGGATTTCATCATGatgccttcttcaccccatccaaTTCATGCCTTCATTTCAGAAGTGAATGTTCCAGAAAAGACAATTGTACGGCAAAGGAGTGGACTTTTCCTGAAACTAAATGGAACACCACAGCTAGAGTTTTCAGTCACATCCGCCTTGGCTTGGGCCATATCCTTATTATAGtacaatgttttatttcttcaatggctaatatttataatgaaaaaatattgaaggaaGGGAACCAGCTCACTGAAAACATCTTCATACAGAACAGCAAACTCTATTTCTTTGGCATTCTTTTTAATGGACTGACACTGGGCCTTCAGAGCAGTAACCGTGATCAGATTAAGAACTGTGGATTTTTTTATGGACACAATGTATTTTCAGTAGCCCTTATTTTTGTAACTGCATTCCAGGGCCTTTCAGTAGCTTTCATTCTCAAGTTCCTGGATAACATGTTCCATGTCTTGATGGCTCAGATCACCACTGTCATCATCACAGCAGTATCTGTCCTGGTCTTTGACTTCAGGCCCTCCCTGGAGTTTTTCTTGGAAGCCCCatcagtcctgctctccatttttatttataatgccGGCAAGCCTCAAAGCCTGGAATATCCACCTAGGCAAGAGAGGGTCAGAGATCTAAGTGGCAATCTTTGGGAGCGTTCCAGTGGG GATGGAGAAGAACTGGAAAGGCTTACCAAACCCAAGAGTGATGAATCAGATGAAGATAATTTCTGA